A single window of Mycolicibacterium aurum DNA harbors:
- a CDS encoding alpha/beta hydrolase, producing MMARMPTINRRELLALSLRAGLVTAAAAAGASAYSGAIASAAPPAPLTPPAPTYVTGSFASAARGGAATNWIVARPPDQTAPLRPVILLHGKDSSAGTVMSMGVEQFLADAVRAGLPPFAIAAVDGGNGYWHRRATGDDSGAMVLDEFIPLLAGQGLDTSRVAFLGWSMGGYGAMLLGARLGAPRTAAICAVSPALWTSPGAAAPGAFDGAADYEANSVWGLSALNGIPLRVDCGFDDPFYAATQQFIAQLPTPPAGGFSPGGHNAAFWGSQLTGELSWAAPLLVA from the coding sequence ATGATGGCGCGCATGCCGACCATCAACCGCCGGGAGTTGTTGGCGCTCAGTCTTCGTGCGGGACTCGTGACGGCGGCCGCGGCCGCGGGAGCGTCTGCGTACAGCGGTGCAATAGCCTCAGCGGCACCACCGGCCCCCCTGACACCACCGGCTCCCACATACGTCACCGGATCGTTCGCCTCCGCCGCGCGCGGCGGTGCCGCGACCAACTGGATTGTGGCCCGCCCGCCCGATCAGACCGCTCCACTGCGGCCGGTGATCCTGCTGCATGGAAAAGACTCGTCGGCGGGCACCGTGATGTCGATGGGTGTCGAGCAGTTCCTCGCCGACGCCGTGCGGGCAGGGCTACCGCCGTTCGCCATCGCCGCGGTCGACGGCGGCAACGGCTACTGGCACCGGCGAGCAACCGGAGACGACTCGGGCGCGATGGTGCTCGACGAGTTCATCCCGCTGTTGGCCGGGCAGGGCCTGGATACGTCGCGGGTGGCATTCCTGGGTTGGTCCATGGGTGGATACGGCGCCATGCTCCTGGGGGCACGGCTGGGGGCCCCGCGCACGGCTGCGATCTGTGCGGTCAGCCCGGCACTGTGGACATCGCCGGGCGCCGCCGCTCCCGGCGCGTTCGACGGCGCCGCCGATTACGAGGCCAACAGCGTCTGGGGGCTGTCCGCGCTCAACGGGATCCCGCTGCGCGTCGACTGTGGTTTCGACGATCCGTTCTACGCGGCCACGCAGCAGTTCATCGCCCAGCTGCCCACGCCGCCGGCCGGCGGGTTCTCCCCTGGCGGGCACAACGCGGCGTTCTGGGGCTCCCAGCTGACCGGCGAGCTCAGCTGGGCGGCACCGCTGCTGGTCGCCTGA
- a CDS encoding cytochrome P450 → MTVENTSAPSCPFLPAGYDFTDPDVLLKGIPVTEFAELRKTAPVWWNEQSESIFDDGGYWVISRHADIKAISRDGALWSTNAKGAVMRLPDGVTAEQLDLTKALLINHDAPEHTRLRKIVSRLFTPRAIAGMEDKLADAAREIVRTAAAKDSGNFVDDVAMTLPLLAIADLIGVPEADREKLFHWTNAIMNTDDPDFDSDPTTANAELMGYAYTMAEERRRCPADDIVTKLIQADLDGEAMGEVEFAFFVILLAVAGNETTRNAMTHGMNAFFENPDQWELFTRERPDTAIDEIIRYATPVHCFQRTAVEDIEVGGVTVAKGQRVGLFYSSANFDEEVFDRPFEFDITRNPNPHLAFGGNGAHYCIGANLARMEIKLMFNEIADQIPDISKLGEPQRLRSGWINGVKELQVAYR, encoded by the coding sequence ATGACCGTTGAGAACACTTCAGCCCCGAGCTGCCCCTTCCTGCCCGCGGGTTATGACTTCACCGATCCGGATGTCCTGCTCAAGGGCATTCCCGTCACGGAGTTCGCGGAGCTGCGCAAGACCGCGCCGGTGTGGTGGAACGAGCAGTCCGAGTCGATCTTCGACGACGGCGGCTACTGGGTGATCTCCCGGCACGCCGACATCAAAGCGATCTCCCGCGACGGCGCTCTGTGGTCCACCAACGCCAAAGGCGCCGTGATGCGGCTGCCGGACGGGGTCACGGCCGAGCAACTGGACCTGACGAAGGCACTGCTGATCAACCATGACGCCCCCGAGCACACCCGGTTGCGCAAGATCGTCTCCCGGCTGTTCACCCCTCGTGCCATCGCCGGCATGGAGGACAAGCTCGCCGACGCGGCCCGCGAGATCGTCCGCACGGCGGCCGCCAAGGACAGCGGCAACTTTGTCGACGACGTCGCGATGACCCTTCCGCTGCTCGCCATCGCCGACCTCATCGGTGTGCCCGAAGCGGACCGAGAGAAGCTGTTCCACTGGACCAACGCGATCATGAACACCGACGACCCGGACTTCGACTCCGATCCCACCACCGCGAACGCGGAGCTGATGGGCTACGCGTACACCATGGCCGAAGAGCGCAGGCGGTGTCCGGCCGACGACATCGTCACCAAGCTCATCCAGGCGGACTTGGACGGAGAAGCGATGGGCGAGGTCGAGTTCGCGTTCTTCGTCATCCTGCTCGCGGTGGCGGGCAACGAGACCACCCGCAACGCGATGACGCACGGCATGAACGCGTTCTTCGAAAACCCGGACCAGTGGGAGCTGTTCACGCGCGAGCGCCCCGACACCGCGATCGACGAGATCATCCGCTACGCGACACCGGTGCACTGTTTCCAGCGCACCGCGGTCGAGGACATCGAGGTCGGCGGAGTCACGGTGGCCAAGGGCCAGCGCGTCGGCCTGTTCTACAGCTCGGCGAACTTCGACGAGGAGGTCTTCGACCGGCCCTTCGAGTTCGACATCACCCGAAATCCCAACCCGCACCTGGCTTTCGGCGGGAACGGGGCGCACTACTGCATCGGAGCGAACCTGGCCCGCATGGAGATCAAGCTGATGTTCAACGAGATCGCCGACCAGATCCCCGACATCTCCAAACTCGGGGAGCCCCAGCGGCTGCGCTCCGGCTGGATCAACGGGGTCAAGGAGCTGCAGGTCGCCTACAGGTAG
- a CDS encoding SDR family NAD(P)-dependent oxidoreductase, protein MTFTGPLTDAVDAVLDRSVVFGYTRIGSQIRRLWWPADAAPDAMTGKRVVVTGATSGIGMATAESFARLGATVHLLGRDESKTRRCAGEIRATVADAEVIEEVCDVADLDAVRAWADDFTGRVDAVHGLVHNAGVMPKQRGETAQGHEIQLACHVLGPHLMTDRLAGRLRAAGGAAVVFMSSGGMYTAPLKHWSADELESRDGEYDGVRVYARTKRMQVVLAEVWARRFADTDVRVYSAHPGWVETPGVAEALPGFRRLTRPLLRDASDGADTPVWLVATRPEPGPGNFWHDRARRPTTFGWQRDEDTQAVAAFVGDISAITDTARNWLGFSR, encoded by the coding sequence GTGACGTTCACGGGGCCCCTTACCGACGCCGTCGACGCGGTGCTGGATCGGTCCGTGGTGTTCGGCTACACCAGGATCGGCTCGCAGATCCGTCGGCTGTGGTGGCCCGCCGACGCCGCGCCCGATGCCATGACGGGTAAACGGGTGGTCGTCACCGGTGCGACGTCGGGAATCGGGATGGCGACCGCGGAGTCGTTCGCCCGCCTCGGCGCCACAGTGCATCTGCTGGGGCGTGACGAGTCCAAGACCCGCCGGTGCGCCGGCGAGATCCGCGCCACGGTCGCCGACGCCGAGGTGATCGAGGAGGTCTGCGACGTCGCCGATCTGGACGCGGTCCGCGCGTGGGCCGACGACTTCACCGGTCGGGTCGACGCCGTGCACGGACTCGTGCACAACGCCGGGGTGATGCCCAAACAGCGCGGCGAGACCGCCCAGGGCCACGAGATCCAGCTCGCCTGCCACGTGCTCGGTCCGCACCTCATGACCGACAGACTGGCCGGGCGGTTGCGCGCCGCGGGCGGGGCGGCCGTGGTCTTCATGTCCTCCGGCGGGATGTACACCGCCCCGTTGAAGCATTGGAGCGCAGACGAACTCGAGTCCCGCGACGGAGAGTACGACGGCGTCCGCGTCTACGCGCGAACCAAGCGGATGCAGGTCGTCCTCGCCGAGGTATGGGCACGGCGCTTCGCCGACACCGACGTTCGTGTGTACAGCGCGCACCCGGGCTGGGTCGAAACGCCGGGAGTGGCCGAGGCGCTGCCCGGCTTTCGCCGCCTGACCAGACCGCTGCTGCGCGACGCCTCTGACGGGGCGGACACACCGGTGTGGCTGGTGGCCACCCGTCCCGAGCCGGGGCCGGGGAACTTCTGGCACGACCGGGCGCGGCGTCCTACGACGTTCGGCTGGCAGCGGGACGAAGACACACAGGCCGTTGCGGCGTTCGTGGGTGACATCTCCGCGATCACGGACACGGCACGGAATTGGCTCGGTTTCTCCCGTTGA
- the purD gene encoding phosphoribosylamine--glycine ligase, translating into MHVLVVGSGAREHALLLALRRDPEVDALSVAPGNAGTAAVADQYEVDITSGDAVVALARRIGADLVVIGPEVPLVLGVADAVRAAGIACFGPTRDAARIEGSKSFAKDVMNAAGVRTAGSEIVDNPAHLDAALDRFGPPGGQSAWVVKDDGLAAGKGVVVTADRDAARAHAASLLDAGHPVLLESFLDGPEVSLFCVVDGETVVPLLPAQDFKRVGDGDSGPNTGGMGAYTPLPWLPAEVTTSIVEDIVKPVAAELVRRGSSFSGLLYAGLAITSHGPAVVEFNCRFGDPETQAVLALVDSPLGQLLRAAATGELAGVPPLQWRDGSAVAVVLAAENYPGRPRVGDVIHGADADGVLHAGTARRDDGAVVSSGGRVLSVVGTGADLVAAREEAYRTMASIRLPGSHFRSDIGLAAAEGRISVSEGDDQAARDEPR; encoded by the coding sequence GTGCACGTCCTGGTAGTTGGATCCGGAGCCCGTGAACATGCGCTGCTGCTCGCACTGCGCCGCGACCCGGAGGTCGACGCGCTGTCGGTGGCCCCCGGGAACGCAGGCACCGCGGCCGTCGCCGATCAGTACGAGGTGGACATCACCTCGGGGGACGCGGTCGTCGCCCTGGCGCGGCGCATCGGTGCCGACCTCGTCGTCATCGGCCCCGAGGTTCCACTGGTCCTCGGCGTCGCCGACGCCGTCCGCGCGGCCGGCATCGCCTGCTTCGGTCCGACCAGGGACGCCGCGCGCATCGAGGGTTCGAAGTCCTTCGCCAAAGACGTGATGAACGCCGCGGGCGTGCGCACCGCGGGCAGCGAGATCGTCGACAATCCGGCCCACCTCGATGCCGCGCTGGATCGGTTCGGCCCGCCGGGTGGACAGTCCGCGTGGGTGGTCAAGGACGACGGACTCGCCGCGGGCAAGGGTGTCGTGGTGACGGCAGACCGGGATGCGGCCCGCGCACACGCCGCCAGCCTGCTCGACGCAGGCCATCCCGTGCTCCTCGAGTCTTTCCTGGACGGGCCCGAGGTGTCGCTGTTCTGCGTGGTGGACGGCGAGACCGTGGTGCCGCTGCTGCCGGCCCAGGACTTCAAGCGCGTCGGCGACGGCGACAGCGGGCCCAACACCGGCGGGATGGGTGCCTACACACCCCTGCCGTGGCTGCCTGCCGAGGTGACCACGAGCATCGTCGAAGACATCGTCAAACCCGTTGCGGCCGAACTTGTCCGGCGCGGGAGCTCCTTCTCCGGGCTGCTGTACGCGGGACTGGCCATCACCTCGCACGGGCCTGCTGTCGTCGAGTTCAACTGCCGATTCGGTGACCCCGAGACCCAGGCGGTCCTCGCGCTGGTGGACTCCCCGCTGGGGCAACTGTTGCGGGCTGCCGCCACGGGCGAGCTGGCCGGTGTGCCGCCGCTGCAGTGGCGCGACGGTTCCGCCGTGGCGGTGGTGCTGGCCGCGGAGAACTACCCTGGCCGGCCACGTGTCGGTGACGTCATCCACGGCGCGGACGCCGACGGGGTCCTGCACGCGGGCACAGCCCGCCGGGACGACGGCGCGGTGGTGTCCTCGGGTGGCCGGGTGCTCTCCGTAGTCGGAACCGGGGCCGACCTGGTGGCTGCCCGCGAGGAGGCGTATCGGACGATGGCGTCGATTCGCTTGCCGGGCAGCCACTTCCGTAGCGACATCGGATTGGCGGCGGCAGAGGGTCGGATCTCGGTTTCGGAGGGTGACGATCAGGCGGCGAGGGACGAGCCGCGTTGA
- a CDS encoding TetR/AcrR family transcriptional regulator: MQQVTAAVTPKGERRRYALVSAAADLLCEGGFDAVRHRAVARRAGLPLASTTYYFSSLDDLIANAVEHVGTRETEQLHHQVAALSRRRRGAESTADILVDLLVGDNPERVTELMISRYERYIACARQPSLRDIQRRILRQRSAAVVEVVERSGRSVRSELVTALVCAVDGAVVAALVGDGDGPRATARATLIDVIDVLAPYT; the protein is encoded by the coding sequence ATGCAACAGGTGACGGCAGCAGTCACTCCCAAGGGAGAGCGTCGACGGTATGCGCTGGTCAGTGCTGCTGCCGATCTTCTCTGCGAAGGCGGGTTCGACGCCGTGCGTCACCGTGCCGTCGCGCGCCGCGCGGGGCTGCCGCTGGCGTCGACCACCTACTACTTTTCTTCGCTGGACGACCTCATCGCCAATGCGGTCGAGCACGTCGGCACCCGGGAGACCGAGCAGTTGCACCATCAGGTTGCGGCGCTGTCGCGACGTCGGCGCGGCGCCGAGTCCACCGCGGACATCCTCGTCGACCTCCTCGTCGGCGACAATCCCGAGCGCGTCACCGAATTGATGATCTCGCGCTACGAGCGCTACATCGCCTGTGCGCGCCAGCCCAGCCTGCGCGACATCCAACGGCGCATTCTGCGGCAGCGCAGCGCCGCCGTCGTCGAGGTCGTCGAACGGTCCGGCCGTTCAGTGCGCTCCGAGCTGGTCACCGCGCTGGTGTGCGCCGTGGACGGCGCGGTGGTGGCGGCGCTCGTCGGCGACGGCGACGGCCCCCGCGCAACGGCAAGGGCCACGCTGATCGACGTGATCGACGTGCTCGCGCCGTACACATGA
- a CDS encoding APC family permease, with product MAESVTSPSSAEKEPELKRVMGPGLLLLFVVGDILGTGVYALVGDVAAEVGGAAWLPFLVAFAVATITAFSYLELVTKYPQAAGAALYAHKAFGIHFITFLVAFVVMCSGITSASTASRAFAANLFTGIDVEPSKIAVALLALGFMAALAAINYRGVGESVKLNVVLTIVEITGLIIVILVGLWAFTGGNADVDFSRITAFETAEDKNTFLAVTAATSLAFFAMVGFEDSVNMAEETKDPIKTFPKILLSGLGIAGLVYVLVSIVAVALVPIGTLEESDTPLVEVVKAGAPGLPIDSILPFMTMFAVSNTALINMLMASRLIYGMAKQRVLPPVLGTVHPTRRSPWVAIIFTTLIAFGLIAYVSAFASSNAISILGGTTSLLLLAVFAVVNVAVLVLRRDVQHAGGHFKTPTALPVIGFFVSLYLVLPFSGRPVQQYIVAGALVATGIVLFFITQAINKQLGIGKAHITDPTHLGSGPG from the coding sequence ATGGCGGAATCGGTGACCAGCCCGAGCAGTGCTGAAAAGGAGCCTGAGCTCAAGCGGGTGATGGGCCCGGGCCTTCTTCTGCTGTTCGTCGTCGGCGACATACTGGGCACCGGTGTCTACGCGCTCGTCGGTGACGTGGCAGCCGAAGTGGGTGGGGCGGCATGGCTTCCGTTCCTCGTCGCCTTCGCCGTCGCTACCATCACCGCGTTCAGCTACCTGGAGCTGGTCACCAAGTACCCGCAGGCCGCCGGCGCTGCGCTGTACGCCCACAAAGCATTCGGCATCCACTTCATCACGTTCCTCGTGGCATTCGTCGTCATGTGCTCCGGAATCACCTCGGCGTCAACGGCTTCCAGGGCGTTCGCGGCGAATCTCTTTACCGGCATCGACGTCGAACCGTCGAAGATCGCCGTCGCGCTGCTGGCGCTGGGCTTCATGGCCGCACTCGCTGCGATCAACTACCGGGGGGTGGGGGAGAGCGTCAAGCTCAACGTGGTCCTGACCATCGTCGAGATCACCGGCCTGATCATCGTGATCCTCGTCGGCCTCTGGGCGTTCACCGGTGGCAACGCCGACGTCGACTTCAGCCGGATCACGGCATTCGAGACGGCCGAGGACAAGAACACCTTCCTCGCGGTCACAGCGGCCACCTCACTGGCGTTCTTCGCGATGGTGGGCTTCGAGGATTCGGTGAACATGGCCGAAGAGACCAAGGACCCGATCAAGACGTTCCCCAAGATCCTGTTGTCGGGTCTGGGAATCGCAGGCCTGGTATACGTTCTGGTCTCGATCGTCGCCGTGGCGCTGGTGCCGATCGGCACTCTCGAAGAGAGCGACACCCCGCTGGTCGAGGTCGTCAAGGCAGGGGCACCCGGGCTGCCGATCGACTCCATCCTGCCGTTCATGACGATGTTCGCGGTGTCGAACACGGCACTGATCAACATGCTGATGGCCAGCCGGCTGATCTACGGCATGGCCAAGCAGCGAGTGCTTCCGCCGGTGCTGGGGACGGTGCACCCGACGCGCCGGTCACCTTGGGTCGCAATCATCTTCACCACGCTGATCGCCTTCGGCCTGATCGCCTACGTTTCGGCGTTCGCGAGCAGCAACGCCATCTCGATCCTCGGCGGCACTACCAGCCTGCTCCTGCTCGCGGTGTTCGCCGTGGTCAACGTCGCGGTCCTGGTGCTGCGCCGCGACGTGCAACACGCGGGCGGGCACTTCAAGACGCCGACCGCACTCCCGGTCATCGGCTTCTTCGTCTCGCTGTACCTCGTGCTGCCGTTCTCGGGCCGGCCGGTGCAGCAGTACATCGTGGCCGGCGCGCTGGTCGCCACCGGGATCGTGCTGTTCTTCATCACCCAGGCCATCAACAAGCAGCTGGGCATCGGCAAGGCTCATATCACCGACCCGACCCATCTGGGGTCAGGACCCGGCTAG
- the relZ gene encoding bifunctional ribonuclease/(p)ppGpp synthase, with translation MYFVGLDLAWGEKNQTGVAAIDADGRLLHVGAAHDDDSIAAAIAPYTAGDCLVAIDAPLIVKNATGHRPAEARYNRDFQRFEAGARPAFTDRPEFKHPRGARIAERLGLDMDPSSDSPRRAIEVYPHPATVVLFDLAKTLKYKRGPFADRQRELLRLMTLIEGLDDASPRLRVNRSVAWVELRKRIEAATKPGQLDRDEDPVDAVLCAYVGLYWYHRPQDVTIYGDAASGYIVTPSLPQDRLPKATPKATRGRTSASRSAPSAAVSEYESRRPALVAATDHYLTLVTGLLDEAGINYLSITARTKTVESFAAKTDRRSADGKQLYSEPLAEITDLIGLRVITYLREDVDTVANLLAEEMRLLDDRDMGQETAREGRWGYASRHLLVGVEGVQQPASIQVRTVLQHAWAEFEHEIRYKGSIPAAHAPDLNRRFTLAAGLLELADREFSAVRDRLRDSTPDTSAPEITSDPRIPTPVLATYLGNRFPDAGWSRTDHYAWIAGLLLDLGIDSIDEVDDLLSRVDTDAVNVAMDYRYPAGAVRRLDDALLAVYGARYIELAGNAHRTSLLDNRLQRLTGGLAGS, from the coding sequence ATGTACTTCGTCGGGCTCGACCTCGCATGGGGTGAGAAGAACCAGACCGGCGTCGCGGCGATCGACGCCGACGGGCGGCTACTCCACGTCGGGGCGGCCCACGACGACGACAGCATCGCCGCGGCCATCGCCCCGTACACCGCCGGCGATTGCCTGGTGGCCATCGATGCCCCGCTGATCGTCAAGAACGCGACCGGGCACCGGCCGGCCGAAGCCCGGTACAACCGGGACTTCCAGCGCTTCGAGGCAGGCGCCCGGCCGGCATTCACCGACCGGCCGGAGTTCAAGCACCCCCGGGGGGCCCGCATCGCGGAACGCCTCGGGCTGGACATGGATCCGTCGTCCGATTCGCCGCGGCGGGCCATCGAGGTCTACCCGCACCCGGCCACCGTGGTGCTGTTCGACCTGGCGAAGACGCTGAAGTACAAGCGGGGGCCGTTCGCAGACCGGCAACGCGAGTTGCTGAGGCTGATGACGCTCATCGAGGGCCTCGACGACGCCAGTCCCCGGTTGCGCGTGAACCGCAGCGTGGCCTGGGTGGAGTTGCGCAAGCGCATCGAGGCCGCCACCAAGCCGGGTCAGCTGGATCGCGACGAGGATCCGGTGGACGCCGTGCTGTGCGCGTACGTGGGTCTGTACTGGTATCACCGGCCGCAGGACGTGACGATCTACGGCGACGCCGCCTCCGGGTACATCGTCACCCCGTCGCTGCCGCAGGACCGGCTGCCCAAGGCGACACCGAAGGCGACGCGCGGACGCACCTCCGCCTCGCGCTCGGCGCCGTCGGCGGCGGTGTCGGAGTACGAATCTCGAAGGCCTGCCCTCGTTGCGGCGACCGACCACTACCTCACGCTGGTGACCGGGCTCCTGGACGAGGCGGGCATCAACTACCTGTCCATCACGGCGCGCACCAAGACCGTCGAGTCGTTCGCCGCGAAGACCGACCGCAGAAGCGCCGACGGCAAGCAGCTCTACAGCGAACCGCTGGCCGAGATCACCGACCTGATCGGGTTGCGCGTCATCACCTATCTGCGCGAGGACGTCGACACCGTGGCCAACCTCCTCGCCGAGGAGATGCGGCTCCTCGACGACCGCGACATGGGTCAGGAGACCGCCAGGGAAGGACGCTGGGGGTACGCCAGCAGGCACCTGCTGGTCGGGGTGGAAGGTGTACAGCAGCCCGCGTCGATCCAGGTGCGCACCGTGCTCCAGCACGCATGGGCCGAGTTCGAGCACGAAATCCGCTACAAGGGTTCGATTCCTGCCGCCCACGCACCCGACCTGAACCGGCGCTTCACGCTGGCGGCGGGCCTGCTGGAACTGGCCGACCGGGAGTTCTCCGCGGTCCGCGACCGGCTGCGCGACTCCACACCGGACACCAGCGCCCCGGAAATCACCAGCGACCCGCGTATCCCAACGCCGGTGCTGGCCACCTATCTGGGCAACCGATTCCCGGACGCGGGCTGGTCCCGCACCGACCACTACGCCTGGATCGCGGGCCTGCTGCTCGACCTGGGGATCGACTCCATCGACGAGGTGGACGACCTCCTCAGCCGTGTCGACACCGATGCCGTCAACGTGGCGATGGATTACCGCTACCCCGCGGGCGCGGTACGCCGCCTGGACGACGCGCTACTGGCCGTGTACGGCGCCAGGTACATCGAACTGGCCGGCAACGCGCATCGAACGTCGTTGCTGGACAATCGGTTACAGCGACTGACCGGAGGCCTAGCCGGGTCCTGA
- a CDS encoding EspA/EspE family type VII secretion system effector: MSVLGSFLATWSQARLTFGDGIPTPGTTFDNSPALQQLESGTRAAAPGSTWTGGAADAYAVSNAHQARTLARMAELDHCIGREIDHSAAVVTRGRQQLDAVRQWVVAAAGSVPDNAAGDQMLVPIVWKGCSDIAEVITASNGELATVAERVRALGTEYAALGGDQKKPDGEATPLGWWTEG; encoded by the coding sequence GTGAGCGTGCTGGGCAGCTTCTTGGCGACGTGGTCGCAGGCCCGTCTCACGTTCGGTGACGGCATCCCCACGCCGGGAACCACATTCGACAACAGCCCGGCACTGCAGCAGCTCGAATCCGGGACCCGCGCGGCCGCGCCCGGATCGACATGGACCGGCGGGGCAGCGGACGCGTACGCAGTCAGCAACGCCCACCAGGCCCGCACACTGGCGCGGATGGCCGAGCTCGACCACTGCATCGGCCGCGAGATCGACCATTCCGCTGCCGTGGTCACACGCGGCCGGCAGCAGCTCGACGCGGTCAGGCAGTGGGTGGTCGCGGCGGCCGGGTCGGTGCCGGACAACGCCGCGGGTGATCAGATGCTCGTGCCGATCGTCTGGAAGGGTTGTTCAGACATCGCCGAGGTCATCACCGCATCCAACGGTGAACTCGCCACCGTCGCCGAACGCGTCCGTGCGCTCGGCACCGAGTACGCCGCACTGGGCGGCGACCAGAAGAAGCCGGACGGCGAGGCGACCCCGCTCGGCTGGTGGACAGAGGGGTGA
- a CDS encoding TetR/AcrR family transcriptional regulator, translating to MRTHGWSGAKPGSDEEAVARILEAAGKAIEERGADFSISDVARTVGVTRQTVYRYFSSTEALLVAGAVHAVDGFLDRLTAHLTGITDPAEAVAEAVATALEWLPREKYIGLIMVPGGSTHIQSVTSDIALRFGRDMVGRLDVDWAAAGYLDDDLDQLSEHLLRIIQSFVLDPGRPPRRGEELRAYLRRWVGNALIPH from the coding sequence GTGCGCACCCACGGTTGGTCAGGGGCCAAGCCCGGCTCGGATGAGGAGGCTGTCGCGCGCATCCTCGAGGCCGCGGGCAAGGCGATCGAGGAGCGCGGCGCCGACTTCAGCATCTCCGATGTGGCGCGCACCGTCGGTGTCACCCGCCAGACCGTCTATCGCTACTTCTCCAGCACCGAGGCGCTGCTGGTCGCGGGCGCGGTCCACGCCGTCGACGGCTTTCTCGATCGGCTGACCGCACACCTGACCGGAATCACCGACCCCGCCGAGGCGGTCGCGGAGGCGGTGGCCACCGCTCTGGAATGGCTGCCCCGGGAAAAGTACATCGGGCTCATCATGGTGCCGGGCGGGTCTACCCACATCCAGTCGGTCACGTCCGACATCGCACTGCGCTTCGGGCGGGACATGGTCGGCCGCCTCGACGTCGACTGGGCAGCGGCCGGTTATCTCGACGACGACCTCGATCAGCTGTCCGAGCATCTACTGCGCATCATCCAGTCGTTCGTCCTCGACCCGGGACGCCCGCCCCGCCGTGGTGAGGAGTTGCGGGCATACCTGCGACGCTGGGTGGGCAACGCGCTGATCCCTCACTGA
- the purB gene encoding adenylosuccinate lyase, whose product MSIPNVLANRYASEEMVAIWSPEAKIVAERRLWLAVLRAQMELGAGNSAVPDEVVADYERVLDNVDLASIAARERVTRHDVKARIEEFNALAGHEHVHKGMTSRDLTENVEQLQIKRSLELVHAHGVAVVARLAERAALYRDLVMAGRSHNVAAQATTLGKRFASAAEEMLVALERVAELIARYPLRGIKGPMGTAQDMLDLFDGDTARLAELEKRVAAFLGFTDVFTSVGQVYPRSLDHDVVSALVQLGAGPSSLAHTIRLMAGHELVTEGFAPGQVGSSAMPHKMNTRSCERVNGLQVVLRGYGSMAAELAGAQWNEGDVFCSVVRRVALPDAFFALDGQTETILTVLDEFGAYPAVIQRELDRYLPFLATTRILIAAVRVGVGRETAHEVIKEHAVAVALAMRERGAEPDLLDRLAADPRLPLDRVALDAALADKQAFTGSAGDQIDRVVAMVDDLIGRYPEAAKYTSGAIL is encoded by the coding sequence GTGAGCATCCCTAATGTCCTGGCCAACCGCTACGCCAGCGAGGAGATGGTGGCGATCTGGTCACCGGAGGCGAAGATCGTCGCCGAGCGGCGGTTGTGGCTTGCGGTACTGCGAGCCCAGATGGAACTCGGCGCCGGGAACTCAGCTGTGCCCGACGAGGTGGTCGCCGACTACGAGCGGGTGCTGGACAACGTCGACCTGGCGTCCATCGCCGCGCGCGAGCGCGTCACCCGGCACGACGTGAAGGCCCGCATCGAGGAGTTCAACGCGTTGGCCGGGCACGAGCACGTGCACAAGGGCATGACCAGCCGCGACCTCACCGAGAACGTCGAACAGCTGCAGATCAAGCGCTCGCTGGAGCTCGTCCACGCGCACGGCGTCGCCGTCGTCGCCCGGCTGGCCGAGCGGGCCGCCCTCTACCGCGACCTCGTGATGGCCGGGCGCAGCCACAACGTCGCCGCGCAGGCCACCACACTGGGCAAGCGGTTCGCCTCCGCCGCGGAGGAGATGCTGGTGGCATTGGAGCGGGTCGCCGAGCTCATCGCGCGCTACCCGCTGCGCGGCATCAAGGGGCCGATGGGCACCGCCCAGGACATGCTGGACCTCTTCGACGGCGACACCGCCCGGCTGGCCGAACTGGAGAAGCGGGTCGCGGCTTTTCTCGGTTTCACCGACGTCTTCACCAGCGTCGGACAGGTCTACCCCCGCTCACTCGACCACGACGTGGTGTCAGCCCTCGTGCAGCTGGGCGCCGGACCGTCGTCGTTGGCCCACACGATCCGGTTGATGGCCGGCCATGAGTTGGTCACCGAGGGCTTCGCGCCCGGTCAGGTCGGCTCGTCGGCGATGCCGCACAAGATGAACACGCGCAGCTGCGAGCGCGTCAACGGTCTGCAGGTCGTTCTGCGCGGATACGGTTCCATGGCAGCCGAACTCGCGGGGGCGCAGTGGAACGAGGGAGACGTGTTCTGCTCGGTGGTGCGGCGGGTGGCGCTGCCCGACGCGTTCTTCGCGCTCGACGGTCAGACCGAGACTATTCTGACCGTCCTCGACGAATTCGGCGCCTACCCGGCGGTCATCCAGCGTGAGCTCGACCGCTACCTGCCGTTCCTGGCGACCACCCGCATCCTCATCGCCGCCGTGCGGGTCGGGGTGGGCCGCGAGACCGCACACGAGGTCATCAAGGAACACGCGGTGGCGGTGGCCCTGGCGATGCGCGAACGTGGTGCGGAGCCCGATCTGCTGGACCGCCTGGCCGCCGATCCGCGCCTGCCGCTGGACCGGGTGGCGCTGGACGCGGCGCTGGCCGACAAGCAGGCCTTCACCGGCTCGGCGGGAGATCAGATCGACCGCGTGGTCGCGATGGTCGACGACCTGATCGGCCGCTATCCCGAGGCCGCCAAGTACACCTCGGGCGCGATCCTGTGA